One Cynocephalus volans isolate mCynVol1 chromosome 5, mCynVol1.pri, whole genome shotgun sequence DNA window includes the following coding sequences:
- the LOC134377833 gene encoding L-lactate dehydrogenase A chain, with protein MATLKDQLIHNLLKEEQIPQNKITVVGVGAVGMACAISILVKELADELALVDVIEDKLKGEMMDLQHGSLFLRTPKIVSSKDYNVTANSKLVIITAGARQQEGESRLNLVQRNVNIFKFIIPNVVKYSPNCKLLVVSNPVDILTYVAWKISGFPKNRVIGSGCNLDSARFRYLMGERLGVHPLSCHGWVLGEHGDSSVPVWSGVNVAGVSLKNLHPDLGTDTDKEQWKEVHKQVVESAYEVIKLKGYTSWAIGLSVADLAESIMKNLRRVHPVSTMIKGLYGIKDDVFLSVPCILGQNGISDLVKVTLTSEEEARLKKSADTLWGIQKELQF; from the coding sequence ATGGCAACTCTCAAGGATCAGCTGATTCATAATCTTCTTAAGGAGGAACAGATTCCCCAGAATAAGATTACAGTTGTTGGGGTTGGTGCTGTTGGCATGGCCTGTGCCATCAGCATTTTAGTGAAGGAACTGGCAGATGAACTTGCTCTCGTTGATGTCATAGAAGACAAACTGAAGGGAGAGATGATGGATCTGCAACATGGCAGCCTTTTCCTTAGAACACCAAAAATTGTCTCTAGCAAAGACTATAATGTGACTGCAAACTCCAAGCTGGTTATTATCACAGCTGGGGCACGTCAGCAAGAGGGAGAAAGCCGTCTTAATTTGGTTCAGCGTAATGTGAACATCTTTAAGTTCATCATTCCTAATGTTGTAAAATACAGCCCAAACTGCAAGTTGCTTGTTGTTTCCAATCCAGTGGATATCTTGACCTATGTGGCTTGGAAGATAAGTGGTTTTCCCAAAAACCGTGTTATTGGAAGTGGATGCAATCTGGATTCAGCCCGGTTCCGTTACCTGATGGGGGAAAGGCTGGGAGTTCATCCATTAAGCTGTCATGGCTGGGTCCTTGGGGAGCATGGAGACTCTAGTGTTCCTGTATGGAGTGGAGTGAATGTTGCTGGTGTCTCCCTGAAGAATCTGCACCCAGATTTAGGCACTGATACAGATAAGGAACAGTGGAAAGAGGTTCACAAGCAGGTGGTTGAGAGCGCTTATGAGGTGATCAAACTGAAAGGCTACACATCCTGGGCCATTGGACTGTCTGTGGCAGATCTGGCAGAAAGCATAATGAAGAATCTTAGGCGGGTGCATCCAGTTTCCACCATGATTAAGGGTCTCTATGGAATAAAGGATGATGTCTTCCTTAGCGTTCCTTGCATCTTGGGACAGAATGGAATCTCAGACCTTGTGAAGGTGACCCTGACTTCTGAGGAAGAGGCCCGTTTGAAGAAGAGTGCAGATACACTTTGGGGGATCCAAAAAGAGCTGCAGTTTTAA